The proteins below come from a single Dehalococcoidia bacterium genomic window:
- a CDS encoding SDR family oxidoreductase, with protein sequence MELGLKGKNVIITGGASNIGYGIVLGFAKEGCNIMIADLDDKQAQKVAGKAKELGSPKVIVAKTDVTKLDQVEAMVQKTVDELGSVDVLINNVGWDIQQLFVDTGPDFWDKVIAINYRSVLNCTKTVLGPMMKQGKGVIVSTGSDAGRVGEFKEAVYGGTKGAVIAFTKAVARETGKFGIRLNVVCPGVTIPGSADEYGDDSGWKLSRGFFTDEVVAKIAKNYPLRRVGTSQDISNAMIFLASDAASFITGQTLSVSGGYSMM encoded by the coding sequence ATGGAGCTAGGTCTTAAGGGGAAGAATGTAATAATCACAGGAGGAGCATCGAACATCGGATACGGCATCGTTCTGGGCTTTGCCAAAGAAGGCTGCAATATTATGATCGCGGACCTTGATGATAAGCAGGCGCAGAAGGTAGCCGGGAAAGCGAAAGAGCTAGGCAGCCCCAAGGTTATCGTAGCGAAGACGGACGTGACCAAGCTGGACCAGGTAGAAGCAATGGTGCAGAAGACCGTTGACGAGCTTGGCTCTGTAGATGTTCTCATCAACAATGTGGGCTGGGATATCCAGCAGCTCTTCGTCGATACCGGACCCGATTTCTGGGACAAGGTTATCGCTATCAACTATCGCAGCGTGCTGAATTGCACCAAGACCGTGCTCGGCCCGATGATGAAGCAGGGCAAGGGCGTCATTGTCAGCACCGGTTCCGATGCCGGCCGCGTCGGCGAGTTCAAAGAGGCCGTTTACGGCGGCACCAAGGGCGCCGTCATTGCCTTCACCAAGGCTGTCGCGCGTGAGACCGGCAAGTTCGGCATCCGGCTCAACGTCGTATGCCCGGGCGTGACCATACCCGGCAGCGCTGACGAGTATGGCGATGACAGCGGATGGAAGCTGTCCCGCGGTTTCTTCACCGACGAAGTAGTTGCCAAGATCGCAAAGAACTATCCTCTTCGCAGGGTCGGCACATCTCAGGATATCTCCAACGCGATGATATTCCTTGCATCCGATGCCGCAAGCTTTATCACCGGCCAGACGCTGAGCGTCAGCGGCGGCTATTCCATGATGTAA
- a CDS encoding ABC transporter ATP-binding protein encodes MVTTRSAAKPAIRTKNASYNYRKIKAVDNVSIEIPRGISFGVLGPNGSGKTTFIRMLVGLIKPNSGAIRTLGRTPSRQLARHIGYMPQLPALYSELSIAQNVDFFARIYGIKNKAQRQKLVKEAITMVGLWPRRKDSISKLSGGMKQRVSLACAIVHKPRLLFLDEPTVGVDPALRVKFWEYFRSLTKKGVTIIISSHTMDDAAHCDRLAFLREGKVIAQGSPGELKQATGSPEASLEESFLYFVQRKEAGNVSQ; translated from the coding sequence ATGGTAACAACGCGAAGTGCGGCGAAGCCGGCCATCCGGACAAAAAACGCCTCCTATAACTATCGCAAGATTAAGGCTGTCGACAATGTGTCTATAGAGATACCACGCGGCATCAGCTTCGGCGTGCTCGGCCCCAACGGGTCGGGGAAAACCACTTTCATCCGTATGCTGGTGGGATTGATCAAGCCCAACTCAGGAGCAATACGCACCCTGGGACGCACCCCATCGCGACAGCTGGCGCGGCATATCGGTTATATGCCGCAGCTGCCCGCCCTGTACTCGGAGTTGTCGATTGCGCAGAACGTTGACTTCTTCGCCCGCATCTACGGCATTAAAAACAAGGCGCAGCGGCAGAAGCTGGTTAAGGAAGCCATAACCATGGTCGGTCTGTGGCCCCGGCGCAAGGACTCGATCAGTAAGCTCAGCGGCGGGATGAAACAGCGCGTCAGCCTGGCATGCGCCATCGTGCATAAGCCGCGTCTGCTCTTCCTCGACGAGCCGACCGTGGGCGTTGACCCGGCGCTTCGCGTGAAATTCTGGGAATATTTCAGGAGCCTGACGAAGAAGGGCGTCACCATCATCATATCCAGCCACACCATGGACGACGCCGCCCACTGCGACAGGCTTGCATTTCTGAGAGAGGGCAAGGTCATCGCCCAGGGAAGCCCCGGCGAGCTGAAACAGGCCACTGGCTCACCCGAAGCCTCGCTCGAGGAATCCTTCCTGTACTTCGTACAGAGAAAGGAAGCGGGCAATGTCAGCCAATAA
- a CDS encoding protein-tyrosine phosphatase family protein, with the protein MFREVILPDEIPGKLYLHSMPGRYEKLSRSWQEIRSLSIDEILSMVSMKETEQKSPFYAEAIKRNDIPCEYVPYPITDAGIPDDHHDFARFVEEAAKRIQENKRLLIHCSAGIGRTGTMACCILIAMGMSEDEAEAAVRKAVARPETVEQRAFVHWYAQHKAK; encoded by the coding sequence ATGTTTCGAGAAGTTATCCTGCCCGATGAAATACCGGGGAAGCTGTACCTGCACAGCATGCCCGGCCGCTATGAGAAGCTCTCCAGATCGTGGCAGGAGATTAGATCGCTGTCCATCGACGAGATACTCTCGATGGTATCGATGAAAGAGACCGAGCAGAAATCCCCCTTCTACGCCGAGGCTATTAAACGCAACGACATACCCTGTGAATACGTTCCATACCCGATAACGGACGCCGGCATCCCGGACGACCACCACGATTTCGCGCGATTCGTGGAGGAAGCCGCCAAAAGGATTCAGGAGAACAAGCGCCTACTGATACACTGCAGCGCCGGCATAGGCAGGACGGGCACTATGGCTTGCTGTATCCTGATAGCGATGGGAATGTCGGAAGACGAAGCCGAGGCGGCGGTGCGCAAGGCTGTGGCCCGCCCGGAGACCGTCGAGCAGAGGGCGTTCGTGCACTGGTACGCGCAGCACAAGGCAAAGTAA
- a CDS encoding DUF2284 domain-containing protein: MYTLLMDTPTPKLIARARELGMETCVPFEAFLLKPEQRIRDLCYENKCGKFKNHYMCPPYVGTIESIEKKLLEFRNGILLQYSKALDVKNDAAGLIQSKLEFHEKILALEHYADSCGLPRAMGMIGGSCELCSVCKAKTKEPCPYPAKAKMSLESIAVDVMALMERLGVEGEFRADRVKWTGCVMF, from the coding sequence GTGTACACTTTACTTATGGACACCCCCACCCCAAAGCTGATCGCCCGCGCCCGCGAGCTGGGCATGGAGACGTGCGTCCCGTTCGAGGCGTTCCTCTTGAAACCGGAGCAGAGGATACGCGACCTGTGCTATGAGAACAAGTGCGGCAAATTCAAGAACCACTACATGTGCCCGCCCTATGTCGGAACGATAGAATCGATAGAGAAAAAACTGCTGGAGTTCCGCAATGGCATCCTCCTGCAATATTCCAAAGCCTTAGACGTGAAGAACGACGCCGCCGGCCTGATCCAGAGCAAATTAGAGTTCCATGAGAAGATACTCGCGCTGGAGCACTACGCCGATAGCTGCGGTCTGCCGCGCGCGATGGGGATGATTGGCGGCAGCTGCGAGCTGTGCTCTGTTTGCAAGGCAAAAACAAAAGAGCCCTGCCCGTATCCGGCAAAGGCCAAGATGTCTTTGGAGTCCATTGCCGTGGATGTGATGGCGCTGATGGAACGGCTGGGGGTCGAGGGGGAGTTCAGGGCGGACCGCGTCAAGTGGACGGGGTGTGTGATGTTTTAA
- a CDS encoding acyl-CoA dehydratase activase → MKYSLGIDIGSASAKLALLDEQGEIVHLDIEEITASPQDAVSSLLSRLSSKVSLDDITTAGVSGSGKGVIPEDMNWSVYSSSLSISAGLLRFHPDAKTIVQIGGQTSLVIGLEDGLKKPWKVASNPLCAAGTGRFLDQQSYRLGIKIEDFADAAQQIGETAPRIAARCSVFAKTDLIHLQQKGIPLGAMLRGLCDSIARGVVSLTKGTFAEPIYFVGGVAANRAIVESLAEAVSARNGHKVKVTVPDNCFHIEAIGSALLAQEAGKQSRVKLLPKADVEQCYWETPPLSPLTQETTFKYRKIDQPFSGYLGVDIGSTSTKAVILDESCRNVIAKSYLMTAGRPIEAIQNVFRNLIADVGDNANILGVGITGSGRYLVGSYIGADLIRNEITAQTREAAEVDPDADIIEIGGQDSKLVIKRNGVVVDYQMNKACAAGTGSFIDELAEQLGVNVKNGDFARLAFKAPHTIGLGSRCAAFMGQAVASAQQEGVPIEIICASLANSIAANYLSKVVSRRKLGDKVILTGAVFYNDAVVSAFKQALPGKTIIVPEHKEVSGAMGAALLAREMLNSAPSRFKGFQQVIDREYKLSNFICKGCENNCTISRLDIEGEHATFYGSRCDKYDSSVLKEKQEPTPFDEREKLLFKEYRMGMGTGHTVGIPRSLIVYDFAPLLLGFLNDLNVKVVLSNKTNKHITEQACEMSYTDSCFPVKLLHGHAASLEDVDYILYPSAIRLGPKDGDENQKYSCPLVQASPYIISEALNLEDKMLIPTLDFSMGDDDVIRNLTDVAVKMGFSRAKGGKAALAGLRALREFEAASVEAGKRILGEIHKNNKTGVVIMARSYMSQDSGANLGIAKELADLGVVPIPMDFLDLQSVNAKDYSDRPYWYYESKHISAASIVANDPQLYGLILTNFGCGPNSFIIKMASDIMGIKPMGQLEIDEHAAEAGLITRLEAFVDTINSYSKSGKSSQSAGKEIYRSVHTLDNKGQTIMLPSMCSHAGMLAAAMRAFGVKAFVLPETTERSFQLSNRVTEGTECLPYRVTLGDFIYFLQESGHKDIDLKNVEGFMPSAFGPCRFGKYAVEQVRALKELGFDMPFRTTVSNNAYRDLGLGNAFERLAWKGMVAMDHLERILWRTRPYEKTPGAADALFKKYSDLLIERIEQQKDFNDVMQYAAKEAAEIIDRNIPRKPLVGINGEIFLRTNKFSNCDLARECERAGLEVIISPMGEWLNYITHRHIEDGVRERQLKKTIKGYIKKVIQDRDERSVAVNVNGFLDIKDPTIKEVLSLSGEYLSAKCGSEAVLSLGSGIEWLENPAFAGVISVMPHGCMPGGIVAAMSERLSEMHGKPWINLTYDGTMETNNSERISNFAEIIRFCAGQHI, encoded by the coding sequence ATGAAATACTCTTTAGGCATAGACATCGGCTCGGCCAGCGCCAAGTTGGCGCTGCTTGACGAGCAGGGCGAGATAGTGCACCTCGATATCGAGGAGATAACCGCCTCCCCCCAGGACGCGGTATCCTCCCTGCTCTCGCGCCTCAGCTCAAAGGTCAGCCTGGATGACATAACCACCGCCGGCGTCTCCGGCTCCGGCAAGGGCGTGATACCGGAGGACATGAACTGGTCAGTATACAGCAGTTCGCTGTCGATATCGGCAGGGCTGCTGCGCTTCCATCCCGACGCCAAGACGATCGTGCAGATAGGCGGGCAGACATCGCTGGTGATAGGGCTCGAGGACGGGCTCAAGAAGCCGTGGAAGGTGGCCTCCAACCCTCTATGCGCCGCCGGCACCGGACGTTTTCTCGACCAGCAATCGTATCGGCTGGGCATAAAGATAGAGGATTTCGCGGACGCGGCGCAGCAGATAGGAGAGACCGCGCCCCGGATAGCGGCCAGATGCAGCGTCTTCGCCAAGACCGACCTGATACACCTGCAGCAGAAGGGCATACCGCTCGGAGCGATGCTCAGAGGATTGTGCGATAGCATAGCGCGAGGCGTGGTCTCGCTGACCAAGGGGACATTCGCCGAGCCCATCTACTTCGTGGGCGGAGTAGCGGCCAACAGGGCCATCGTCGAATCGTTGGCGGAGGCCGTCTCGGCGCGCAACGGACATAAAGTCAAAGTAACCGTTCCCGACAACTGTTTCCATATCGAGGCCATCGGCTCGGCGCTGCTGGCGCAGGAGGCAGGGAAACAGTCGCGTGTTAAATTGCTGCCCAAGGCGGATGTAGAGCAGTGCTACTGGGAAACGCCGCCGCTGAGCCCCCTGACGCAGGAAACGACATTCAAGTATCGTAAAATCGACCAGCCGTTCAGCGGCTACCTTGGCGTGGATATAGGCTCGACCAGCACCAAGGCTGTGATACTGGATGAGTCCTGCAGGAACGTCATAGCCAAGAGCTACCTGATGACGGCGGGACGCCCCATCGAGGCCATACAGAACGTTTTCCGGAACCTGATCGCCGACGTGGGCGACAACGCGAATATACTCGGGGTCGGCATCACCGGATCCGGCAGATATCTGGTGGGCAGCTACATAGGCGCCGACCTCATCCGGAACGAGATAACGGCCCAGACGCGCGAAGCCGCCGAGGTGGACCCGGACGCGGACATCATCGAGATCGGCGGACAGGATTCGAAACTTGTCATAAAGCGGAACGGCGTCGTCGTGGACTACCAGATGAACAAGGCCTGCGCCGCGGGCACGGGCAGCTTCATCGACGAGCTGGCGGAACAGCTCGGGGTCAACGTCAAGAACGGCGACTTCGCCAGACTGGCATTTAAAGCCCCGCATACGATAGGACTCGGCTCGCGCTGCGCCGCCTTCATGGGACAGGCGGTGGCCTCGGCGCAGCAGGAGGGCGTACCGATAGAGATCATCTGCGCCAGCCTGGCCAATTCCATAGCCGCCAACTACCTGTCGAAGGTAGTCAGCCGGCGCAAGCTGGGCGATAAGGTCATACTGACCGGGGCCGTATTCTACAACGACGCCGTGGTATCGGCATTCAAGCAGGCCCTGCCCGGCAAGACCATCATCGTCCCCGAGCACAAGGAGGTCAGCGGCGCCATGGGCGCGGCCCTCCTGGCCAGGGAGATGCTGAACTCGGCGCCGTCGCGCTTCAAAGGCTTCCAGCAGGTCATCGACCGCGAATATAAGCTGTCGAACTTCATATGCAAGGGCTGCGAGAACAACTGCACCATCAGCCGTTTGGACATCGAGGGCGAGCACGCCACCTTCTACGGCAGCAGGTGCGACAAATACGACAGCTCGGTGCTCAAGGAAAAGCAGGAGCCGACGCCCTTCGACGAGCGGGAAAAGCTGCTGTTCAAGGAATATAGAATGGGGATGGGCACCGGGCACACAGTGGGAATACCCCGGTCGCTCATCGTTTACGATTTCGCGCCGCTTCTCCTCGGCTTCCTGAACGACCTCAACGTAAAGGTTGTTCTCTCAAATAAGACCAACAAGCATATCACGGAGCAGGCCTGCGAGATGAGCTACACGGACAGCTGTTTCCCCGTCAAGCTGCTGCACGGCCACGCCGCGAGCCTGGAAGACGTAGATTATATACTGTATCCCAGCGCCATACGCCTGGGGCCCAAGGACGGCGACGAGAACCAGAAGTACTCCTGTCCGCTGGTGCAGGCCTCGCCATACATCATCAGCGAAGCACTCAATCTTGAAGATAAGATGCTGATTCCCACACTGGACTTCAGCATGGGCGACGACGATGTCATCAGGAACTTAACCGATGTAGCCGTGAAGATGGGATTCAGCCGCGCCAAGGGCGGGAAGGCCGCGCTGGCCGGGCTCAGGGCGCTGCGCGAATTCGAGGCAGCCTCTGTCGAAGCGGGCAAGCGGATTCTCGGCGAGATACATAAGAATAACAAGACGGGCGTGGTGATAATGGCGCGCTCCTACATGTCGCAGGACTCCGGCGCCAACCTCGGCATCGCCAAAGAACTGGCCGACCTGGGCGTAGTACCCATACCCATGGATTTTCTGGACCTTCAATCAGTTAATGCCAAGGACTATTCCGACCGCCCGTACTGGTACTACGAGAGCAAGCACATCTCGGCCGCGTCCATCGTGGCCAACGATCCGCAGTTGTACGGGCTTATATTAACCAACTTCGGATGCGGCCCCAACTCGTTCATCATCAAGATGGCCTCCGACATAATGGGCATCAAGCCCATGGGGCAGCTGGAGATAGACGAGCACGCCGCGGAGGCCGGGTTGATAACGCGGCTCGAGGCCTTCGTGGATACGATAAACAGCTACTCGAAGAGCGGCAAGTCCTCTCAGAGCGCGGGCAAGGAGATATACCGCTCCGTTCATACCCTGGACAACAAGGGACAGACCATCATGCTTCCCAGCATGTGCTCGCACGCCGGGATGCTGGCCGCGGCCATGCGCGCCTTCGGCGTGAAGGCCTTCGTGCTGCCGGAGACGACCGAGCGCTCATTCCAGTTGAGCAACAGGGTTACCGAAGGCACGGAATGCCTGCCGTACCGCGTGACGCTGGGCGATTTCATATACTTCCTGCAGGAGAGCGGCCACAAGGATATCGATCTTAAGAACGTGGAAGGGTTCATGCCCAGCGCCTTCGGTCCCTGCCGCTTCGGCAAGTATGCCGTGGAGCAGGTGCGCGCCCTCAAGGAACTGGGATTCGATATGCCGTTCCGCACCACGGTATCGAACAACGCCTACCGCGACCTGGGTCTGGGCAACGCCTTCGAGCGCCTGGCGTGGAAGGGAATGGTGGCCATGGACCACCTGGAGCGGATACTCTGGCGCACCCGCCCTTACGAGAAGACCCCCGGAGCCGCCGACGCCCTCTTCAAGAAATACAGCGATCTCCTCATAGAACGCATCGAGCAGCAGAAAGACTTCAACGACGTGATGCAGTATGCAGCGAAAGAGGCCGCGGAGATCATCGACAGGAACATACCGCGGAAGCCGCTGGTGGGCATCAACGGCGAGATATTCCTGCGCACAAACAAATTCAGCAACTGCGACCTGGCGCGCGAGTGCGAGAGGGCCGGGCTTGAGGTCATCATATCGCCGATGGGGGAGTGGCTGAACTACATCACGCACCGCCACATCGAGGACGGCGTGCGCGAGAGACAGCTCAAGAAAACCATAAAAGGCTACATCAAGAAGGTGATACAGGACAGGGACGAACGCTCCGTAGCAGTTAACGTCAACGGTTTCCTTGACATAAAAGACCCGACTATCAAGGAGGTACTATCCCTATCCGGCGAGTACCTCTCGGCAAAGTGCGGCAGCGAGGCCGTGCTCAGCCTGGGCTCCGGCATCGAGTGGCTGGAGAACCCGGCCTTCGCCGGCGTCATATCCGTTATGCCGCACGGCTGCATGCCCGGCGGCATCGTGGCCGCCATGTCGGAGCGTCTCAGCGAGATGCATGGCAAGCCCTGGATAAACCTGACCTACGACGGCACCATGGAGACCAACAACTCGGAACGCATCAGCAACTTCGCCGAGATCATCAGGTTCTGTGCCGGTCAGCATATTTAA
- a CDS encoding ABC transporter permease — MSANNIFAMASRLIRQLIRDRRTIALIVIVPIVVMSLITYALPSGEGVLDRYAPALIVTMALFFTFLLTGISFLRERSQGTLERLMASPVSRLDMVLGYIFGFFIFALAQVLIILLFTIYALDIEYAGGLWRIFLFLILIIIMAVCLGIFASAFAKNEFQMVQFIPLIIVPQIFLCGVVFPMNQMNTILQWIGKFLPLTYGVDGMRQIMLPEPILSGLKASGQIQHDLIIDIGILAAFVIVMSVLAAAGLRRGQSG; from the coding sequence ATGTCAGCCAATAACATTTTCGCGATGGCATCACGCCTGATACGCCAGCTTATAAGGGACCGCCGCACCATAGCGCTCATTGTAATTGTGCCAATCGTCGTCATGTCTCTGATCACCTACGCCTTACCGTCGGGCGAAGGCGTGCTTGACAGATACGCGCCTGCGCTTATCGTAACCATGGCCCTGTTTTTCACCTTCCTTCTCACAGGGATCAGCTTCCTGCGCGAACGTTCACAGGGTACGCTGGAGCGCCTGATGGCCTCACCCGTATCCCGACTGGATATGGTACTGGGATACATATTCGGATTCTTCATCTTCGCGCTGGCGCAGGTGCTGATAATACTCCTCTTCACCATATATGCGCTGGACATAGAATACGCCGGCGGCCTGTGGCGGATATTCCTGTTCCTGATACTGATAATCATTATGGCTGTCTGCCTGGGCATCTTCGCCTCCGCCTTCGCCAAGAACGAGTTCCAGATGGTGCAGTTCATCCCGCTGATAATCGTGCCCCAGATATTCCTCTGCGGCGTAGTCTTTCCCATGAACCAGATGAATACAATCCTTCAGTGGATAGGTAAATTCCTGCCCCTTACGTACGGGGTTGACGGCATGCGCCAGATCATGCTCCCCGAGCCCATACTTTCCGGCCTCAAAGCGAGCGGCCAGATACAGCACGACCTGATTATTGATATAGGAATACTCGCCGCCTTCGTTATCGTGATGTCGGTGCTGGCTGCCGCCGGTCTGCGACGGGGACAGTCCGGCTAG
- a CDS encoding aldehyde ferredoxin oxidoreductase N-terminal domain-containing protein has protein sequence MAVYGYSGKILRVDLSSGKTSTVSTADYSSRFLGGRGIAAKIYWDEVSPSVGALDPDNRLIFMTGPLCGFPGLSGSRWVICGKSPATDPESFTYCNLGGSWGAHLKFAGYDGVVVHGASDKPVYIYVEDGNVSILDASHLWGKGNIDTRRALKEAHGDTARVVSIGQAGENCVQFSIILADDDASGSGGLAASMGSKKLKAIVVKGKNKPVAANPEALKQVSQYARELTKGMPLVQKDLTPGPRMKKIACFGCIRGCIRSEAMSKDGTFHKYMCTAAQLYQEPAKRYYGPWSAEAVDVPFQATMMCDDYGIDTNSLLAMIMWLGRCYAKGVLNDETTGMQIMEMGSIEFIDKMIKMISLREGFGDVMAKGTIKAAESLGAAATEQITYYVSKAGHMTLYDPRIFLVHSLFYAMEPRMPIQQLHETSLPLYKWLDWVDGVTTSYLSSGVFRKLAKVFWGTETAADFTTYDGKAQAAVKIQDRQYARECLILCDFPLNNASSVMYSDDHIGDPSLDSRMLAAVVGGEPDEQGLYSVGERVFNLQRAILAREGHRGRAADVLDDVFYTRPIKFMGLNVECKVPGKNGEIASRKNTVVDREKFEAMKDEYYKLRGWDAATGLQTKKQLESIGLGDIVSEMEERGLVG, from the coding sequence ATGGCTGTTTATGGCTACAGCGGCAAGATATTAAGGGTCGATCTATCGTCGGGTAAAACATCAACCGTATCGACGGCTGATTATTCATCTCGATTTCTCGGCGGCAGGGGTATAGCCGCTAAGATTTACTGGGATGAGGTCTCCCCTTCCGTCGGCGCTCTCGATCCCGATAATCGATTGATTTTCATGACCGGGCCTCTCTGCGGTTTCCCCGGCCTCTCCGGCTCTCGCTGGGTCATCTGCGGCAAATCGCCCGCCACCGATCCGGAATCATTCACCTACTGCAACCTAGGCGGCAGCTGGGGCGCGCATCTCAAGTTCGCCGGATACGACGGCGTTGTAGTGCACGGCGCGTCGGATAAGCCGGTTTACATCTACGTCGAAGATGGGAACGTTTCGATACTGGATGCCTCGCATCTGTGGGGCAAGGGCAATATCGATACGCGGCGCGCTTTGAAGGAAGCTCACGGCGATACGGCGCGAGTGGTCTCCATCGGGCAGGCCGGCGAGAATTGTGTGCAGTTCTCGATAATCCTCGCCGATGACGATGCGTCCGGCTCGGGCGGCCTGGCTGCGTCCATGGGCTCCAAGAAGCTCAAGGCTATCGTGGTCAAGGGAAAGAATAAGCCCGTCGCCGCCAATCCCGAGGCGTTGAAACAGGTCTCACAGTACGCCCGCGAACTCACTAAGGGCATGCCGCTGGTGCAGAAAGATCTTACCCCGGGGCCCCGCATGAAGAAGATAGCCTGTTTCGGCTGCATACGCGGCTGCATCCGTTCCGAGGCCATGTCGAAAGACGGTACATTCCACAAATATATGTGCACGGCGGCCCAATTATATCAGGAGCCGGCAAAGCGCTATTACGGGCCGTGGAGCGCCGAGGCCGTCGACGTGCCGTTCCAGGCAACGATGATGTGCGACGATTACGGAATCGACACAAACTCTCTGCTGGCGATGATAATGTGGCTCGGGCGCTGCTACGCCAAAGGCGTGCTGAACGATGAGACCACCGGTATGCAGATAATGGAGATGGGCAGCATCGAGTTCATCGATAAAATGATAAAGATGATATCCCTGCGTGAGGGCTTCGGCGATGTCATGGCGAAAGGCACTATCAAAGCTGCCGAATCGCTCGGAGCCGCCGCCACTGAACAGATAACCTACTACGTGTCTAAGGCGGGACATATGACTCTGTACGACCCGCGCATATTCCTGGTTCACAGCCTGTTCTACGCCATGGAGCCGCGGATGCCGATCCAGCAGCTCCACGAGACGAGCCTGCCACTGTACAAATGGCTGGACTGGGTCGACGGGGTCACCACTTCTTACCTGTCGAGCGGTGTATTTCGCAAGCTGGCCAAAGTGTTCTGGGGTACGGAGACGGCCGCCGATTTCACCACCTACGATGGGAAGGCGCAGGCGGCCGTGAAGATACAGGACCGCCAGTACGCCCGCGAATGCCTGATCCTGTGCGATTTTCCCCTCAACAACGCGTCGAGCGTGATGTATTCCGACGACCACATCGGCGATCCCTCTCTTGACAGCAGGATGCTGGCCGCGGTCGTCGGCGGCGAGCCGGATGAGCAGGGACTCTATAGCGTCGGGGAACGAGTTTTTAACCTGCAGCGCGCTATCCTTGCGCGTGAGGGCCACCGCGGCCGCGCCGCGGACGTTCTCGATGATGTATTCTACACCCGCCCTATCAAGTTCATGGGACTTAACGTGGAGTGCAAGGTTCCCGGCAAAAACGGCGAGATCGCCTCACGCAAGAACACGGTGGTCGATAGAGAAAAGTTCGAGGCCATGAAGGACGAGTATTACAAGCTTCGCGGCTGGGATGCGGCCACCGGCTTGCAGACCAAAAAGCAGCTTGAAAGCATAGGGCTGGGGGATATTGTTAGCGAGATGGAGGAGCGGGGGCTGGTGGGGTAG
- a CDS encoding acyl-CoA dehydrogenase family protein produces the protein MDFTFTPEEEAFRQEIRDFLKKELPAKYERKVLHGGESDEEWEFTKQFTRKIGEKGWIATLWPKKYGGLEGTEMQYLIFNEEMAYARAPRMDQGGSGIVGPTILVHGTEEQKDKYLSPIAHGEVMWIQCFSEPNFGSDSAGIQTSAVEDGDSYVINGQKIWISFGLHGDLCYMTTRTDPTAKKHRGISFFLIDMKTPGIEVRPIINMCGAPGFCEVYFDNVRVPKENMLGPKNGGWLIMMTILGFERGTLAAIGGSTQRALDDIIDYVKNTSYGGKPLAKDPIVRQRVADMAIEVRASRLLAYRVIWMITKGLIPHYQASIAKVVGDEVYFKLAKTATEIMGLYGSLAWHAPQAPMDGYMTGNYLNNMGCLFAGGTPEIQRNILATAGLGLPRG, from the coding sequence TTGGACTTTACGTTTACCCCTGAAGAAGAAGCCTTTCGGCAGGAAATACGTGATTTTTTAAAGAAGGAACTGCCCGCGAAATACGAGCGCAAGGTACTCCACGGCGGCGAGAGCGACGAGGAGTGGGAGTTCACCAAGCAGTTCACACGCAAGATAGGTGAGAAGGGGTGGATAGCCACCCTCTGGCCCAAGAAGTACGGGGGGCTGGAAGGCACCGAGATGCAGTACCTCATCTTCAACGAGGAGATGGCTTATGCCAGGGCGCCGCGTATGGACCAGGGCGGAAGCGGAATAGTCGGCCCGACGATCCTCGTCCACGGAACCGAGGAGCAAAAAGATAAATACCTGTCCCCTATCGCGCACGGCGAGGTCATGTGGATACAGTGCTTCTCCGAGCCTAACTTCGGCTCAGATTCCGCGGGCATACAGACAAGCGCCGTCGAGGACGGCGATTCTTATGTCATCAACGGCCAGAAGATATGGATCAGCTTCGGCCTGCACGGCGATCTCTGCTACATGACTACCAGGACGGATCCTACCGCCAAGAAGCATAGAGGCATCAGCTTCTTTTTAATCGATATGAAGACCCCGGGCATAGAGGTGCGCCCGATAATAAACATGTGCGGCGCTCCCGGCTTCTGCGAGGTATATTTCGACAACGTGCGCGTGCCCAAGGAGAACATGCTCGGCCCCAAGAACGGCGGCTGGCTCATCATGATGACCATCCTCGGCTTCGAGCGCGGCACGCTGGCGGCCATCGGAGGCTCAACGCAGCGCGCGCTGGACGACATAATTGATTACGTCAAGAACACCAGCTACGGAGGCAAGCCGCTGGCGAAGGACCCTATCGTTCGTCAGAGGGTTGCGGATATGGCTATCGAGGTCAGGGCCTCGCGTCTGCTGGCCTATCGCGTCATATGGATGATTACCAAAGGCTTGATTCCGCATTACCAGGCGTCGATAGCCAAGGTCGTCGGCGACGAGGTCTATTTCAAGCTGGCCAAGACGGCGACCGAGATAATGGGGCTCTACGGCTCATTGGCCTGGCACGCTCCGCAGGCGCCCATGGACGGATATATGACGGGCAACTACCTGAACAATATGGGCTGCTTGTTCGCCGGAGGTACGCCTGAGATACAGCGCAATATTCTGGCGACGGCGGGGCTGGGGTTGCCGAGGGGGTAA